TGAAGATGTTGTAGATCTCCTTTTCCCACGGGGCCATCTTCGCCAGATTGGGGGTGCCGCCGTCGGTGGCCGGCTGGGTGCTGCGGTGCCAGTAGTACAGCGCGCCGCCCGGCTGCCAGATGGGCTTGCGCAGTTCGGGATCGGGTTGATCACCGAAAGCCGCCAGAATCGCCTCGTAATCGCCCGCCAGGCCGGTGGACAGCAGCTTGCTGCTCAGCACGCCCTTGAGGTTGACCTGCACGCCCAGCTTTTTGAAGTCGCTTTGCAGGATGGTGGCGATCGCCGGGTACACCGAGCTGTCGGTGCCGTAGGTCAGATCGAATTCCAGATTCTTGCCGCCGGGAACATTGCGGATGCCGTCGCCGTTGGTGTCCTTGACGCCCAGCGCATCCAGCGCCTTGCCCGCTGCGGCGAGGTCAAATTTACCGAGTTGCGCCTTGGTGTTGGTGTACCACTGGGTATTGACCGGCGCGACGCCGTGGCCAGGCAGGCTGGCAAGGCCGTTGTAGACGGTGTCGATGATGCGGTCACGGTCGACGGCATTCTGCATCGCACGGCGGAAACGGGCGTCGCCGAACAACTTGGACAGCCCGGCGTCCTTGGCATCGAAATTGTAGGCCAGGAAGGGCGGGCTGCCGAACAGCGCAGTGCTGCGAACCACCTTGAAGGGCGCGCCCGCGACTTCCTTGGACTTCAGGTCCGGGAACTGCGCGCCGCTGATGTTCAGCTGATCCAGGTTGCCCGCCAGGAACTGCGCCACCTGTGCCTGCGGATCGCGGATGATCAGGAAATCCAGCGAGTTGAGGTAAGGCAGCTGGGTGCCACTGGCGTCCACCTTCCAGTAGTTGGGGTTCTTGACCAGGCTGACCTTCTGGCCTGCCGTGTAGCTCGCGAGCTTGAAGGGACCGGTCCCGACGACTTCTGAGGGCGCAACGTTGGTGGGCCACGCATTGTTGATGTCAGCGGCCTTGGCCCCACCGTCCTGCGAGAACTTCGCCAGCTTGTGCTGCGGCATGATGAAATAGCGCTGCTGCAACAGGAAGGCGGGCGCGGCGCGCGGCAGGTTGAACTGCACGGTGTTGGCGTCCACCTTCTTGATGGTGATGTCCTTGCCGTCCAGTTTGAAGTTCCCGGCGTCGCCTGCGCGGGCCTCCGGGTTCATGATGATGTTCTTGTACGAGAAGATCACGTCGTCGGCATTGAAGGCCTGACCGTCGCTCCACTTGACGCCCTGCCGCAGCTTGAAGGTGTAGGTTTTGCCGTCGGGGCTGATCGTCCAGCTCTCGGCCAGCGCGGGCTCGATCTTATAGGTGGAAAAATTAAACTCCACCAGACCATCGAACAGTTGCTGCGAGATCAGGCCCAGGTTGTTGTCGATCACGCCGTAATAGAAGAGGCTTTGCGGGCTGTCACCCAGCGCCAGGGTCATGTTGCCACCCGCCTTGCCCTTGACGACGCCCAGCGAATTGTAGCCGTCCACTTTCTTGGGTGCGGCCAGCGCGCCGCCGATCAGGGCGAGGGAAATCAGGGCTAGTGTAGAACGGGAATAGTTGAACATCGGAGACCTCCAGGTAGGGGCGGATGCCCCAGTCGGGGCGGGAAAGTGAGTTGTGGGGCGGTCCTGAATTCTACGGTTGTGGTCTCGGCCCGGATGTGGGCCAAAGCTCGAACGTGAACTGTGATTCTCACCGGTTAGCTTAGTACCACTTTGGGTCCAATGGCAAGCCCCTTGTCAGGAGGTTCTGGAGTGGTATGTTCTTTGGACATGTCCGTCTCCTCACCACCCTGGGCCATCCCGCTGGACGCGGCCAGCGCCCTGCCCGTGTACATGCAAGTCGCGCAGGGATTGGAGCAACGCATTCACAGCGGCGATCTGCGGCGGGGCAGTGCGCTACCTGCCGAGCGGGAACTGGCCTCGCAGCTTCAGGTCTCGCGCGTTACGGTGCGCCAGGCGCTGGCGCTGCTGGCGCAGCAGGGCCTGCTGACCCGCAAACACGGCAGCGGCACCTTCGTCACCCCGCCCACTCCGGAGGAGCGGCCCAGCCGCACGCTGGGGCTGCTCAGCTCGTTTTCGGACGACGTGCGTTCGCGCGGACAGACGCCGGGGGCGCGGGTCCTACGTTTTGAGCACGTCCGCCCCAGCCCGCAGGAGGCGATGAGTTTGGCGCTGTCGCCGGGGGAAAAGGTCTACCGCGTGCGCCGGCTGCGCACCTCGAACGGCGCACCGCTGGCCGTGGAGGAAAGTACGCTGCCCGCCGCGCTGGTGGGGGACCTGCAGGAGGAGGACGTGAGCGACGCCAGCCTGTACGCGCTCCTGGCCACGCGGGGCCTCAATCCGGTGCGGGCGATCCGGCACCTGCGGGCGGTCAATGCTGATCTGACCCTGGCCGAACTGCTGGGCATCGCCCCCGGCGCGGCGCTGCTCGCCACCGAGCGGGTGTCGTGGACCGGGGGCGGGCGCCCGGTGGAATACGCGCACGCCCACTACCGGGGAGACCGCTACGACTTCGTGATGGAATTGCATGGTGACGGCGCATGATCTCTGACCCACGTCCCCAGGCCGCCCTGCCCCCCGATCCCCGGCGCACCGAGGGCGTTCACCCGGACCATCCCGATCTGGATCGCCTGGAGATTCCCGAGCTGGTGTGGGCGCTGGCCGACGACCAGACTGGCGCTGTGGAGGCCGTGCGCGCGGCAGCTCCGGCCATCGCCCGGGCCGTTGCAGCGGCGTTGCCCCGCCTGGAACGCGGCGGTCGCCTGGTGTACGTGGGTGCAGGGACCAGCGGCCGCCTGGGTGTGCTGGACGCCACCGAACTGACGCCGACCTTCTCCTGGCCAGTGTCGCGGGCTGTCCCGTTGATCGCCGGAGGGGAGAAGGCCATCCGCGAGGCCGTCGAGGGTGCGGAGGATGACCCAGAGGCAGGCGTGGCCGACGTGGCCACAGCAGCAGTGGGGCCAGACGACGTGCTGATCGCCGTTGCGGCCAGCGGCACCACCCCCTACGTGCTGGGAGCGGTGCAGGCGGCGCGGCGGGCCGGGGCCTTGACGGTGGGCCTCTCAAATAATCCCGGCACGCCGCTGCTGTCGGCGGTGGACTGTCCGGTGCTGCTCGACACAGGGCCGGAGGTGATCAGCGGCAGCACCCGACTGAAGGCCGGCACCGCGCAGAAAATCGCGCTGAACACCCTGTCGAGTGCCGTGATGGTGCGCCTGGGCAAGGTCTACGGCAACCTGATGGTGGACGTGCGCGCCACCAACGCGAAGCTGGAGGGACGTGCCGTCCGGCTGGTCCGCCACGCCACCGGAGCGGACGAGACCGCCGCGCGTGACGCGCTCATCGAAAGTGCCGGGAGCGTCAAGATTGCCATCGTGAAACTGCTGCTGGGCGTCAGCGCCGACGAGGCGGCCGCCCGTCTGGAGGCGCAGAACGGACACGCCCGCGCCGCACTGGAGGAAGGATGATTCCGGAACGCACCCGCCAGATTCTGGAAACGGCGGTGGCGTCGGGCGGCCTGCCCGGCGCCGCGCTGGGCGTGATCACGGCGACGGGAGAAAGAACCACCCTGATTCTCGGCCACGCGCAGCTTCAGCCGGAACAAATTGCACTGGAAGAGAATGCCTACTTCGATCTCGCCAGCCTGACCAAGCCGCTGTTCACGGCCCGCCATGTCATCCGCGCCGCCGAACAGGGGCGGCTCGATCTGGACGATCCGGTGGCGGCACGTCTGCCCGAGCTGGGCTGGATGCAGGACACACCGCTGAAAACCCGCACTCTGCGGCAGCTGCTGACGCACACAGCAGGGTTGCCGGCCTGGGTGCCGCTGTATACCTGGGGCAGCGCCGACACCATCCGCGCCCGTTTCATGCAGGAGCCGTGGGCCATGCAGGAGGCAGGCGAGGTGGTCTATTCCGACCTGGGTTACGTTCTGCTGGGGCGTGTGCTGGAGCGGGTATACGGCCAACCACTGCGTGACTTTCCCCTGGATAACGGCCTGACCTTCACCCCGGACCCGGCGCGCAGTGTCGCCACCGAGCGCTGTGCCTGGAGGGAGCGAATGCTGCGCGGGGAGACCCACGATGAGAATGCGGCGGCCCAGGGCGGCGTGGCCGGCCACGCCGGGCTATTTGGCACCCTGAGAGGCGTTTTGAATCAGGCTGAACTGCTGCTGCGCGGCGGCTGGTTGTCCACTGCGGGTCTGGCCGAGGCGACGCGCATACAGACGCCAGGGCGTACGCTGGCCTTTGTGGCGGCCCAGCCCGGCTGGAGCGGCGGAAGCCTGTGCAGCCCCGCAGCCTTTGGACACACCGGTTTTACCGGAACCGGACTGTGGGTCGATCCGGCGCGTGGTCTGGCCTGGGCCCTGCTGACCAATCGCGTCCATCCCACCCGTCACAGCCCTTTCGATATTCAGGGGTTGCGTCGGGCGGTGGGGAACACGCTGCTGACGGGGTGATCGGGCTTCCGATCCGAAGGCGTCGGAAATACCTGGGAACCCGAGCAGGGCGAGAAGGGAAATATTGAAATCTGGACCTGAAATGTGCAAATCGGAGCTGACCCGATTTGCACACGGAACAAAGAGGATCTCTACAGCAGCTCAGCGCGTCTTCGTCACCTTGCTGAGCAATGGGGGCGCATCGGGGTCCAGGCCCCGGCCCAACGCCAGATGCGCGGCGAAGAGGTAAAAGGCCAGGGCGCTCGGTACGGTGTCGGTCAGGCCGTGTCCGGTTCCAGGCGTCTGCAGGGTGCTGCCTGCGACCGGACCCAGCGTCCGCAGGTCCGCTCCGCCCTCGCGTAGATCGGCGTAGGCCTCGCGGGTGGCGGGCCACGCCGCATCGTCGGAGGCGAAACCCAGCAGCGGTAGGCCCTCGGCCAATAGGCGCTTGGGACCGTGGCTGAATTCGGCGGCGCTGTACGCCTCGGCGTGAATCCCCGACGTCTCCTTGAGTTTCAAGGCTGCCTCCTGGGCCACGCCGTAGTGCAGGCCGCGCGCCAGGATCAGC
The genomic region above belongs to Deinococcus humi and contains:
- the murQ gene encoding N-acetylmuramic acid 6-phosphate etherase, translated to MISDPRPQAALPPDPRRTEGVHPDHPDLDRLEIPELVWALADDQTGAVEAVRAAAPAIARAVAAALPRLERGGRLVYVGAGTSGRLGVLDATELTPTFSWPVSRAVPLIAGGEKAIREAVEGAEDDPEAGVADVATAAVGPDDVLIAVAASGTTPYVLGAVQAARRAGALTVGLSNNPGTPLLSAVDCPVLLDTGPEVISGSTRLKAGTAQKIALNTLSSAVMVRLGKVYGNLMVDVRATNAKLEGRAVRLVRHATGADETAARDALIESAGSVKIAIVKLLLGVSADEAAARLEAQNGHARAALEEG
- a CDS encoding GntR family transcriptional regulator, whose translation is MSVSSPPWAIPLDAASALPVYMQVAQGLEQRIHSGDLRRGSALPAERELASQLQVSRVTVRQALALLAQQGLLTRKHGSGTFVTPPTPEERPSRTLGLLSSFSDDVRSRGQTPGARVLRFEHVRPSPQEAMSLALSPGEKVYRVRRLRTSNGAPLAVEESTLPAALVGDLQEEDVSDASLYALLATRGLNPVRAIRHLRAVNADLTLAELLGIAPGAALLATERVSWTGGGRPVEYAHAHYRGDRYDFVMELHGDGA
- a CDS encoding ABC transporter substrate-binding protein translates to MFNYSRSTLALISLALIGGALAAPKKVDGYNSLGVVKGKAGGNMTLALGDSPQSLFYYGVIDNNLGLISQQLFDGLVEFNFSTYKIEPALAESWTISPDGKTYTFKLRQGVKWSDGQAFNADDVIFSYKNIIMNPEARAGDAGNFKLDGKDITIKKVDANTVQFNLPRAAPAFLLQQRYFIMPQHKLAKFSQDGGAKAADINNAWPTNVAPSEVVGTGPFKLASYTAGQKVSLVKNPNYWKVDASGTQLPYLNSLDFLIIRDPQAQVAQFLAGNLDQLNISGAQFPDLKSKEVAGAPFKVVRSTALFGSPPFLAYNFDAKDAGLSKLFGDARFRRAMQNAVDRDRIIDTVYNGLASLPGHGVAPVNTQWYTNTKAQLGKFDLAAAGKALDALGVKDTNGDGIRNVPGGKNLEFDLTYGTDSSVYPAIATILQSDFKKLGVQVNLKGVLSSKLLSTGLAGDYEAILAAFGDQPDPELRKPIWQPGGALYYWHRSTQPATDGGTPNLAKMAPWEKEIYNIFNSAATTTSASQRKALYTRWQLLFAQNLPVTPIAKPENIGAISNKYGNYIYNLGVIPGYNPVPLIYQK
- a CDS encoding serine hydrolase domain-containing protein; protein product: MIPERTRQILETAVASGGLPGAALGVITATGERTTLILGHAQLQPEQIALEENAYFDLASLTKPLFTARHVIRAAEQGRLDLDDPVAARLPELGWMQDTPLKTRTLRQLLTHTAGLPAWVPLYTWGSADTIRARFMQEPWAMQEAGEVVYSDLGYVLLGRVLERVYGQPLRDFPLDNGLTFTPDPARSVATERCAWRERMLRGETHDENAAAQGGVAGHAGLFGTLRGVLNQAELLLRGGWLSTAGLAEATRIQTPGRTLAFVAAQPGWSGGSLCSPAAFGHTGFTGTGLWVDPARGLAWALLTNRVHPTRHSPFDIQGLRRAVGNTLLTG